The Halobellus sp. MBLA0158 genome has a window encoding:
- a CDS encoding molybdopterin synthase — MQVLGVVGAGASTLCERVAPHLDGRVAVVERRAGDADGDSSAAPETDANHPDGVDTAYALGDGSWSAAGGDRSLDDVLDDLAPTYDHALLVGFPDAAFPTVALGDATASNVALDAADADAVDVESVLETIADAEPHVTLEALVEQVKASPRADRAGAIATFTGRVRTKDGEEDPETLELTFEKYEGVAEERMREIESELMERDGVQEVVCFHRTGTLQSGEDIVFVVVLAGHREEAFETVSDGINRLKDEVPIFKRETTVEEDFWVHDRQ; from the coding sequence ATGCAGGTACTCGGAGTCGTCGGCGCCGGCGCGTCGACCCTGTGCGAGCGCGTCGCGCCCCACCTCGACGGCCGTGTCGCCGTGGTCGAACGCCGCGCGGGCGACGCCGACGGCGACTCGTCGGCCGCGCCCGAGACGGATGCCAACCATCCCGACGGCGTCGATACCGCTTACGCGCTCGGTGACGGATCGTGGAGCGCCGCCGGCGGCGACCGCTCGCTGGACGACGTGCTCGACGACCTCGCCCCGACGTACGACCACGCGCTGCTCGTCGGCTTTCCGGACGCCGCGTTCCCGACGGTCGCGCTGGGCGACGCCACGGCCTCGAACGTCGCTCTCGACGCCGCCGACGCCGACGCGGTCGACGTCGAATCCGTCCTGGAGACGATCGCCGACGCCGAGCCCCACGTCACGCTCGAAGCGCTCGTCGAGCAGGTGAAGGCCTCCCCCCGGGCCGACCGCGCCGGCGCGATCGCGACGTTCACCGGCCGGGTCCGGACCAAGGACGGCGAAGAGGACCCCGAGACGCTCGAACTGACCTTCGAGAAGTACGAGGGCGTCGCCGAAGAGCGGATGCGGGAGATCGAGTCCGAACTGATGGAGCGCGACGGCGTCCAGGAGGTCGTCTGCTTCCACCGCACCGGCACCCTTCAGTCGGGCGAGGACATCGTCTTCGTCGTCGTCCTCGCCGGCCACCGCGAGGAGGCCTTCGAGACCGTCTCGGACGGCATCAACCGCCTGAAGGACGAGGTCCCGATCTTCAAGCGCGAGACCACGGTCGAAGAGGACTTCTGGGTCCACGACCGCCAGTAA
- a CDS encoding DUF7123 family protein produces MSATTTPSTETAADDVPKEERLKSFLLEKAQDGEMYFKSKFIAEEVGLSPKEIGALMVKLKDSASELTVEKWSYTSATTWRVEPADAA; encoded by the coding sequence ATGAGCGCAACCACGACACCCTCCACCGAGACTGCCGCCGACGACGTACCCAAAGAAGAGCGCTTGAAGTCCTTCCTCCTGGAGAAGGCCCAGGACGGGGAGATGTACTTCAAGTCCAAGTTCATCGCCGAGGAGGTCGGTCTCTCGCCCAAGGAGATCGGCGCCCTGATGGTGAAGCTCAAGGACTCCGCCTCGGAACTCACCGTCGAGAAGTGGTCGTACACGAGCGCGACCACTTGGCGAGTCGAACCCGCCGACGCGGCGTAA
- a CDS encoding site-2 protease family protein has protein sequence MDSPDSVAGPPVDALRSVFHLQETRRDGDRVVFYGESLVPEQMLLREVWGAFREAGYEIQVSTTRGPRDDVVVARPTANGVDGIPWKNLVLFSATIVSTLLVGALTWYYIPLSDLLADPLLVLRAWPFTVAILGVLATHELGHYVMGRYHGVDVSLPYVIPFIFPFGTLGAIIRMRGQMPDRETLFDIGVAGPLAGLAATIVVTAVGLSLPPIEVPPWALRGSGQVIVFNNPPLLNLLASLLGEPTEYADPSVAVNPVIIGGWVGMFFTVLNLLPVGQLDGGHILRAMLGESQERVAAVVPAALFGIAAYLHYGLGYALNESVGLWAFWGLLSAFIAFKGPANPIDDSPLDAPRLVVGVLTFALGALCFLLVPVEVMAA, from the coding sequence ATGGATTCCCCCGATTCGGTGGCCGGACCGCCGGTCGACGCCCTCCGATCGGTGTTCCACCTCCAGGAGACCAGACGCGACGGGGACCGGGTGGTCTTCTACGGCGAGTCGCTCGTCCCCGAGCAGATGCTCCTCCGCGAGGTGTGGGGGGCGTTCCGCGAGGCCGGCTACGAGATACAGGTCTCGACGACCCGCGGCCCCCGCGACGACGTCGTCGTCGCCCGGCCGACGGCGAACGGCGTCGACGGGATCCCCTGGAAGAACCTCGTGCTCTTTTCGGCGACGATCGTCTCGACGCTCCTGGTCGGGGCGCTTACGTGGTACTACATTCCGCTCTCGGACCTCCTCGCGGATCCCCTCCTGGTGCTCCGCGCCTGGCCGTTCACGGTCGCGATCCTGGGCGTCCTCGCGACGCACGAACTCGGCCACTACGTGATGGGGCGCTACCACGGCGTCGACGTCTCCCTGCCCTACGTGATCCCCTTCATCTTCCCGTTCGGCACGCTCGGCGCGATCATCCGGATGCGCGGGCAGATGCCCGACCGCGAGACGCTCTTCGACATCGGCGTGGCCGGGCCGCTGGCCGGGCTGGCCGCGACGATCGTGGTCACCGCGGTCGGCCTCTCGCTGCCGCCGATCGAGGTCCCGCCGTGGGCGCTCCGGGGTTCCGGCCAGGTGATCGTCTTCAACAATCCGCCGCTGTTGAACCTCCTCGCGTCGCTGCTGGGCGAGCCGACAGAGTACGCCGACCCGAGCGTCGCCGTCAATCCGGTGATCATCGGCGGCTGGGTCGGGATGTTCTTCACCGTCCTCAATCTCCTCCCCGTCGGACAGCTGGACGGCGGCCACATCCTCCGGGCGATGCTCGGTGAGTCCCAGGAGCGCGTCGCGGCGGTCGTCCCCGCGGCCCTCTTCGGCATCGCGGCGTACCTCCACTACGGTCTCGGCTACGCGCTGAACGAGTCGGTCGGCCTCTGGGCGTTCTGGGGGCTGCTCTCGGCGTTCATCGCGTTCAAGGGCCCCGCGAACCCGATCGACGATTCGCCGCTCGATGCGCCCCGGCTGGTCGTCGGCGTCCTCACCTTCGCGCTCGGGGCGCTCTGCTTCCTGCTCGTCCCGGTCGAAGTGATGGCTGCATAG
- the thiL gene encoding thiamine-phosphate kinase: MDERSALRRLAAALPAAGDDAAVVDGLVVTTDMLHEATDFPAGTTRYTAGWRSVGASLSDVAAMGADATAAVAAYAAPSLVEEELDAFVEGAVDVCDAVGAEYVGGDLDTGTEFTVASTALGETDAPVRRSGAEPGNVVCVTGTVGRTAAALRAFEADDVDRGNDLFRFPPRVAAGQALAPHATAMMDSSDGLARSLHQLAEASEVGFDVSWDRIPVHDAVEEYATDAADRKRMATGVGEDFELVCALPRASLGDARAASPVPLSAIGTVTEASEGVRMDGEPLADEGYTHE; the protein is encoded by the coding sequence ATGGACGAACGCTCGGCGCTCCGGCGACTCGCGGCCGCGCTCCCCGCCGCCGGCGACGACGCCGCCGTCGTCGACGGCCTCGTGGTGACGACCGATATGCTCCACGAGGCGACCGACTTCCCGGCGGGGACGACCCGCTACACCGCCGGCTGGCGCTCCGTCGGCGCGTCGCTGTCGGACGTGGCCGCGATGGGCGCCGACGCGACCGCCGCAGTCGCCGCCTACGCCGCTCCGAGCCTCGTGGAGGAGGAACTCGACGCGTTCGTCGAGGGCGCGGTGGACGTCTGCGACGCCGTCGGCGCCGAGTACGTCGGCGGCGACCTCGACACCGGGACGGAGTTCACGGTCGCGTCGACCGCCCTCGGCGAGACCGACGCGCCGGTCCGCCGGTCGGGAGCGGAGCCCGGCAACGTCGTCTGCGTCACTGGGACCGTGGGTCGGACCGCCGCGGCGCTCCGGGCGTTCGAGGCCGACGACGTCGACCGCGGCAACGACCTCTTTCGGTTCCCGCCGCGGGTCGCGGCCGGACAGGCGCTCGCGCCGCACGCGACCGCGATGATGGACTCCTCGGACGGCCTCGCGCGGTCGCTCCACCAGCTCGCGGAGGCCTCGGAGGTCGGTTTCGACGTCTCGTGGGACCGGATTCCGGTCCACGACGCGGTAGAGGAGTACGCGACCGACGCGGCGGACCGGAAGCGAATGGCGACGGGCGTCGGCGAGGACTTCGAACTCGTCTGTGCGCTCCCGCGGGCGAGCCTCGGCGACGCGCGCGCCGCCTCGCCGGTGCCGCTCTCGGCGATCGGGACGGTCACGGAGGCGAGCGAGGGCGTCCGGATGGACGGCGAGCCGCTCGCCGACGAGGGCTACACCCACGAGTGA
- a CDS encoding lysylphosphatidylglycerol synthase transmembrane domain-containing protein gives MVRENLRATVLGFVAAVGVFALLFYFAGVDDLVATLRDADPQYLVFVLLATLAWLAAWSLSLNTVLDVLGVELSYVSSFLVFAGATFSNNITPFGQAGGEPVTAYLISRAADAEYERSLAAIASVDTLNFVPSITIALVGAGYFATEVALSTNENILAAIGAVVALAVLVPGLVYAGWRRRYRLEARVVSALTPLIRSLADRLPRVSVPTPEGIERRINGFFRAIERVASNPRGLALALGASAAGWLCQMLALWLAFGAIGVDVRLSVALVVVPIAAIAGVTPLPGGAGGIETVLVVLLLAAPLPTITEPIAVAAVVIFRGAIYWVPTILGGAVVAWIGSGLGIGAGPE, from the coding sequence ATGGTCCGCGAGAACCTCCGAGCGACGGTCCTCGGGTTCGTCGCGGCCGTCGGCGTCTTCGCGCTCCTGTTCTACTTCGCGGGCGTCGACGACCTCGTGGCCACGCTTCGGGACGCGGACCCGCAGTACCTCGTCTTCGTGCTCCTCGCGACGCTCGCGTGGCTGGCGGCCTGGAGCCTCTCGCTGAACACGGTGCTCGACGTGCTCGGCGTCGAACTCTCCTACGTCTCGTCGTTCCTGGTCTTCGCCGGCGCGACGTTCTCGAACAACATCACCCCCTTCGGACAGGCCGGCGGCGAGCCCGTGACGGCGTACCTCATCTCCCGCGCCGCCGACGCCGAGTACGAGCGGAGCCTCGCGGCCATCGCCAGCGTCGACACGCTGAACTTCGTCCCCTCGATCACGATCGCGCTCGTCGGCGCGGGCTACTTCGCCACCGAGGTCGCGCTCAGCACGAACGAGAACATCCTGGCCGCCATCGGCGCCGTGGTCGCGCTCGCGGTGCTCGTGCCCGGCCTCGTCTACGCCGGCTGGCGCCGCCGCTACCGGCTCGAAGCCCGCGTCGTCAGCGCGCTCACGCCGCTGATCCGCTCGCTCGCCGACCGGCTCCCGCGCGTGTCGGTCCCGACGCCCGAGGGGATCGAGCGCCGGATCAACGGCTTCTTCCGGGCGATCGAGCGCGTCGCCTCCAACCCCCGGGGGCTGGCGCTGGCGCTCGGCGCGTCGGCGGCGGGCTGGCTCTGTCAGATGCTCGCGCTCTGGCTCGCGTTCGGCGCCATCGGCGTCGACGTGCGGCTCTCGGTCGCGCTCGTCGTCGTCCCGATCGCCGCGATCGCGGGCGTGACACCGCTTCCCGGCGGGGCCGGCGGGATCGAGACCGTGCTCGTAGTCCTGCTCTTGGCCGCGCCGCTCCCTACCATCACCGAACCGATCGCCGTCGCCGCCGTCGTCATCTTCCGCGGCGCGATCTACTGGGTGCCGACGATCCTCGGCGGCGCGGTCGTCGCCTGGATCGGCTCCGGGCTCGGCATCGGCGCCGGTCCCGAGTAG
- a CDS encoding 30S ribosomal protein S19e, translating to MVSVYDVPADALIEDVADRLADRIEEPDWIDFAKTGQTKELPPQQDDFWYVRAASLLRKVAKEGPIGVDRLSTEYGGRKRGSNRYKVSGNSSGTGSKKVIRKALQQLEEEGLVETAKGQGRRITAEGQSFLDNAAADVLDELDRPELERYA from the coding sequence ATGGTAAGTGTCTACGACGTTCCGGCCGACGCCCTCATCGAGGACGTCGCCGACCGGCTCGCGGACCGAATCGAGGAGCCCGACTGGATCGACTTCGCCAAGACCGGCCAGACCAAGGAACTGCCGCCCCAGCAGGACGACTTCTGGTACGTCCGCGCGGCGTCGCTCCTCCGCAAGGTCGCAAAGGAGGGCCCGATCGGCGTCGACCGCCTCTCGACGGAGTACGGCGGCCGCAAGCGTGGCTCGAACCGCTACAAGGTCTCGGGCAACAGCTCCGGCACCGGGAGCAAGAAGGTCATCCGGAAGGCGCTCCAGCAGCTCGAAGAGGAGGGCCTCGTCGAGACCGCGAAGGGCCAGGGCCGCCGCATCACCGCCGAGGGCCAGAGCTTCCTCGACAACGCCGCCGCCGACGTCCTCGACGAGCTCGACCGGCCGGAACTCGAACGCTACGCGTAA
- a CDS encoding DNA-binding protein: MSGSPDDDRLEELREQKMQELREQAQGGQGGQDREAAQEAAREQAEAKQEAMLKQYLTDGARQRLNAVEMSKPDFAEKVKKQVLALAQSGRIQGRIDEDQMRDLLKELQPESKSFDIRRR, from the coding sequence ATGAGTGGATCCCCCGACGACGACCGACTGGAGGAACTGCGCGAACAGAAGATGCAGGAGCTCCGCGAGCAGGCCCAGGGCGGACAGGGCGGGCAGGACCGCGAGGCCGCCCAGGAAGCCGCACGCGAGCAGGCGGAGGCCAAACAGGAGGCGATGCTGAAGCAGTATCTCACCGACGGCGCCCGCCAGCGGCTCAACGCCGTCGAGATGTCGAAGCCCGACTTCGCGGAGAAGGTGAAAAAGCAGGTCCTCGCCTTGGCCCAGAGCGGCCGCATCCAGGGCCGCATCGACGAAGACCAGATGCGCGACCTGCTCAAGGAACTGCAGCCCGAGTCGAAGAGCTTCGACATCCGGCGCCGATAG
- a CDS encoding DUF7411 family protein: MDLALLFSGGKDSTLAGLFLDSFYDVRLVTGRFGVTDDWEHAAAAADRLGYPFEAVDLDRDVAEEAAARMREDGYPRNGIQRVHEHALERAADLDVDAVADGTRRDDRVPTVSRAQAQSLEDRHGVDYLSPLAGLGRHAVDRLVDENLDVETGPSAEIPKGDYEAELRELIAREGGREAVDRVFPDHEQSYVRGFADD, translated from the coding sequence GTGGACCTCGCGCTCCTCTTCAGCGGCGGCAAGGACTCGACGCTCGCGGGGTTGTTCCTCGATTCCTTCTACGACGTGCGGCTGGTGACGGGCCGCTTCGGCGTCACCGACGACTGGGAGCACGCGGCGGCGGCCGCCGACCGGCTCGGCTACCCCTTCGAGGCCGTCGACCTCGACCGCGACGTCGCCGAGGAGGCGGCGGCGCGGATGCGCGAGGACGGCTACCCCCGAAACGGGATCCAGCGCGTCCACGAGCACGCCCTCGAACGCGCCGCCGACCTCGACGTCGACGCCGTCGCCGACGGCACCCGCCGGGACGACCGCGTCCCCACCGTCTCGCGCGCCCAGGCCCAGAGCCTCGAAGACCGCCACGGCGTCGACTACCTCTCGCCGCTGGCCGGCCTGGGCCGCCACGCCGTCGACCGCCTCGTCGACGAGAACTTAGACGTCGAGACCGGCCCCTCCGCGGAGATCCCGAAGGGCGACTACGAGGCCGAACTCCGCGAACTGATCGCCCGCGAGGGCGGCCGCGAGGCCGTCGATCGGGTGTTCCCGGACCACGAGCAGTCGTACGTCCGCGGGTTCGCCGACGACTGA
- a CDS encoding EamA family transporter, producing MFSLGPGVAYSVVAAFVWGTYIFVLKRYFRGYPGTVLTAGINAAAVAWYLPLVTLRSRALRTAPDPASLGAAALADPFGTAVLVATVLSTAAAFLAFLRAIDVGEVSYVAPISKIVPVFVLPIEVLFLHQRLTPLQVAGVVVATLAVYVANYRSGPLLAPLRKAASSRAAQLALASAACYAISDVGKRVVLQELSVPLSLWVPTVLGGVLLVVLPLAAREWVPLRGDLPKFVLAGAGVALGEHVTALAFSAAPASVASPIINTQAVVAVVLGGLVLREEAFGTRLVAAGLAVAGVGLIAV from the coding sequence GTGTTCTCGCTCGGCCCCGGCGTCGCCTACTCCGTCGTCGCCGCCTTCGTCTGGGGGACGTACATCTTCGTTCTGAAGCGCTACTTCCGCGGGTATCCCGGAACCGTCCTCACCGCTGGCATCAACGCCGCCGCGGTCGCGTGGTACCTCCCGCTCGTGACGCTGCGGTCGCGGGCTCTGCGGACGGCCCCGGACCCCGCGTCGCTCGGCGCCGCCGCGCTAGCCGATCCTTTCGGGACCGCCGTCCTCGTCGCGACCGTCCTCTCGACCGCGGCGGCGTTCCTGGCGTTCCTGCGGGCGATCGACGTCGGCGAGGTGTCCTACGTGGCGCCGATCAGCAAGATCGTCCCCGTCTTCGTGCTCCCGATCGAGGTGCTCTTTCTCCACCAGCGGCTGACCCCGTTGCAGGTCGCGGGCGTCGTCGTCGCCACACTCGCGGTCTACGTCGCGAACTACCGCTCGGGACCGCTCCTGGCTCCGCTCCGCAAGGCGGCGTCCTCGCGGGCGGCACAGCTGGCGCTCGCGAGCGCGGCGTGCTACGCGATCAGCGACGTGGGAAAGCGCGTCGTCCTCCAGGAGCTGTCCGTTCCGCTGTCGCTGTGGGTGCCGACCGTCTTGGGCGGCGTGCTGCTCGTCGTGCTCCCGCTGGCCGCCCGCGAGTGGGTCCCGCTCCGGGGCGACCTCCCGAAGTTCGTGCTGGCCGGTGCTGGCGTCGCGCTCGGCGAGCACGTGACCGCGCTGGCGTTCTCGGCCGCGCCGGCGTCGGTCGCCTCGCCCATCATCAACACCCAGGCCGTCGTCGCGGTCGTCCTCGGTGGGCTCGTCCTCCGCGAGGAGGCGTTCGGCACGCGGCTCGTCGCCGCCGGGCTGGCGGTCGCGGGCGTGGGGCTCATCGCGGTGTAG
- the hisS gene encoding histidine--tRNA ligase, translating to MYDRLKGFRDFYPEEMAPRREVIDTLEATAARYGFREISTPALERTEMYVDKSGEEIVEELYAFEDKGGREVSLTPELTPTVARMVVAKQQELSKPIKWVSTRPFWRFEQVQQGRFREFYQTNVDIFGSAEPEADAEILAFAADALTDLGLTGEDFEFRVSHRDILSGLLDAFDAEVDTRDAIRAVDKRAKVGETEYLGLLSDAGLSYDQAREFDDLVATGDLDAIAEFGGDDVAAAVGNLENVLAAAEDFGAREYCEVSLTTARGLDYYTGVVFECFDSTGEISRSVFGGGRYDDLIESFGGQPTPAVGVAPGLAPLSLLCQRAGVWPEEALATDYYVLTVGDTRDVASRIARDLRAAGNVVEVDVSGRSFGAQMGYADSINAETVVIVGEQDLANGEVTVKDMASGDQTTAPVEEFPGDRDAPTYDDLA from the coding sequence ATGTACGACCGACTCAAGGGCTTTCGCGACTTCTACCCCGAGGAGATGGCCCCGCGGCGGGAGGTCATCGACACGCTGGAGGCGACCGCCGCCCGCTACGGCTTCCGCGAGATCTCGACGCCCGCGCTGGAGCGCACCGAGATGTACGTCGACAAGAGCGGCGAGGAGATCGTCGAAGAGCTGTACGCCTTCGAGGACAAGGGCGGCCGCGAGGTGTCGCTGACGCCGGAGCTGACGCCGACGGTCGCCCGGATGGTCGTCGCCAAACAGCAGGAGCTCTCCAAGCCGATCAAGTGGGTCTCGACCCGCCCGTTCTGGCGCTTCGAGCAGGTCCAACAAGGGAGATTCAGGGAGTTCTACCAGACCAACGTCGACATCTTCGGCTCCGCGGAGCCGGAGGCCGACGCCGAGATCCTGGCGTTCGCGGCCGACGCGCTCACCGACCTCGGCCTGACGGGCGAGGACTTCGAGTTCCGGGTCTCCCACCGGGACATCCTCAGCGGGCTCCTCGACGCCTTCGACGCCGAGGTCGACACCCGCGACGCGATCCGCGCGGTCGACAAGCGCGCCAAGGTCGGAGAGACCGAGTACCTGGGCCTGCTCTCCGATGCGGGCCTCTCCTACGACCAGGCCCGGGAGTTCGACGACCTCGTCGCGACCGGCGACCTCGACGCGATCGCCGAGTTCGGCGGCGACGACGTCGCGGCGGCCGTCGGAAACCTGGAGAACGTCCTCGCGGCGGCCGAGGACTTCGGCGCCCGCGAGTACTGCGAGGTGTCGCTGACGACCGCACGCGGCCTCGATTACTACACGGGCGTCGTCTTCGAGTGCTTCGACTCGACGGGCGAGATCTCCAGATCCGTGTTCGGCGGCGGCCGCTACGACGACCTCATCGAGAGCTTCGGCGGCCAGCCCACGCCCGCGGTCGGCGTCGCGCCCGGCCTCGCGCCGCTTTCCCTCCTGTGTCAGCGCGCCGGCGTCTGGCCCGAGGAGGCGCTCGCGACCGACTACTACGTCCTCACGGTCGGCGACACCCGCGACGTGGCGTCCCGGATCGCCCGCGACCTCCGCGCCGCGGGCAACGTCGTCGAGGTGGACGTCTCCGGCCGGAGCTTCGGCGCGCAGATGGGCTACGCCGACAGCATCAACGCCGAGACGGTCGTGATCGTCGGCGAGCAGGATCTCGCGAACGGCGAGGTGACGGTGAAGGACATGGCCTCCGGCGACCAGACCACTGCCCCCGTCGAGGAGTTCCCCGGCGACCGCGACGCGCCGACCTACGACGACCTCGCGTAG
- the truA gene encoding tRNA pseudouridine(38-40) synthase TruA, with amino-acid sequence MRAFRVAYDGRPFYGFQRQPSVPTVEDAIFDALDDLGVFDRESAHRPDGYAAAGRTDAGVSALAQTVAFRCPEWCTPRALNGELPADVRAWAAAEAPAEFHATHDAERRTYVYDLYGPTLDDERVDAAAAALSGQHDFHNLTPDDAGTEREVAIRAERDGDFVTLRVAAGGFPRNLVRRLASVIRCVGSGERGTAWVDDLLGPEALNGPDGVPPAPPEPLLLADVDYPGLAFDRDDRAATSAAAVFSARRRDHLVRARVAGRVADGVGEGETSPERPD; translated from the coding sequence ATGCGCGCCTTCCGCGTCGCCTACGACGGCCGTCCGTTCTACGGCTTCCAGCGCCAGCCCTCGGTCCCGACCGTCGAGGACGCGATCTTCGACGCGCTCGACGACCTCGGCGTCTTCGACCGCGAGAGCGCCCACCGGCCGGACGGCTACGCCGCGGCCGGCCGGACCGACGCGGGCGTCTCCGCGCTCGCCCAGACGGTCGCTTTCCGCTGTCCCGAGTGGTGTACGCCGCGCGCGCTGAACGGCGAACTCCCGGCGGACGTCCGGGCGTGGGCCGCCGCAGAGGCCCCCGCGGAGTTCCACGCGACCCACGACGCCGAGCGCAGAACGTACGTCTACGACCTCTACGGACCGACTCTCGACGACGAACGCGTCGACGCGGCGGCCGCGGCGCTGTCGGGCCAACACGACTTTCACAACCTCACGCCCGACGACGCGGGCACCGAACGCGAGGTCGCGATCCGGGCCGAGCGCGACGGCGACTTCGTGACGCTCCGAGTCGCGGCCGGCGGTTTCCCCCGCAATCTCGTCCGGCGACTCGCTTCGGTCATCCGGTGCGTCGGGAGCGGCGAGCGGGGGACCGCGTGGGTCGACGACCTGCTCGGCCCCGAGGCGCTCAACGGCCCCGACGGGGTGCCGCCGGCGCCGCCCGAACCGCTGCTGCTCGCCGACGTCGACTATCCGGGGCTGGCGTTCGACCGCGACGACCGGGCCGCGACGAGCGCGGCCGCGGTCTTCTCGGCGCGACGGCGCGACCATCTCGTCCGCGCCCGCGTGGCCGGTCGAGTGGCCGACGGAGTCGGAGAGGGCGAGACGTCGCCGGAACGCCCCGACTGA
- a CDS encoding SDR family oxidoreductase codes for MTLQDSVALVTGASSGIGEETAHALAREGADVAVAARRRERLDALADDLEAAHGVETLVVPTDVREEDQVEAMVAETVETFGRLDVLVNNVGVGVGSDVEELSTEDYRLMMETNADGYFFATRAAIPHLRETEGNLVFVGSFAGQYPRPFNPVYAATKWWVRGFAHSVEGQVGSDGIGVSVVNPTEVRTEFGSESGETFEERFEPGEVTEPEEVAEAIAFAAAQDRSTVHEIDLYRRDKFDGW; via the coding sequence GTGACACTCCAGGACAGCGTCGCCCTCGTCACGGGGGCCAGCTCGGGAATCGGCGAAGAGACGGCGCACGCGCTCGCCCGCGAGGGCGCGGACGTCGCAGTCGCGGCGCGGCGTCGCGAGCGGCTCGACGCCCTCGCCGACGACCTCGAAGCCGCGCACGGCGTCGAGACGCTCGTCGTCCCGACGGACGTCCGCGAGGAGGACCAGGTCGAGGCGATGGTCGCAGAGACCGTCGAGACGTTCGGCCGCCTCGACGTCCTCGTGAACAACGTCGGCGTCGGCGTCGGCAGCGACGTCGAGGAGCTCTCGACCGAGGACTACCGCCTGATGATGGAGACGAACGCCGACGGCTACTTCTTCGCAACCCGGGCGGCGATCCCGCACCTCCGGGAGACCGAGGGCAACCTCGTCTTCGTCGGCAGTTTCGCCGGCCAGTACCCCCGGCCGTTCAATCCGGTCTACGCGGCGACGAAATGGTGGGTCCGCGGCTTCGCCCACAGCGTCGAGGGACAGGTCGGCTCGGACGGGATCGGCGTCAGCGTCGTCAACCCCACCGAGGTCCGAACCGAGTTCGGCAGCGAGTCCGGCGAGACCTTCGAGGAGCGCTTCGAGCCCGGCGAGGTGACAGAGCCCGAGGAGGTCGCCGAGGCCATCGCCTTCGCCGCCGCGCAGGACCGCTCGACCGTCCACGAGATCGACCTCTACCGGCGCGACAAGTTCGACGGCTGGTAG
- a CDS encoding GbsR/MarR family transcriptional regulator, with translation MNEGADDAGTARDDPVEQAREEVIQALERSAEVYGLNQSYGRLYGVLFFENEPLSLDELVEESGYAKSTVSTAMQKLNRLHLVHRRSVPGEGKKAFYEAETDFWHVVQKFLQHEVRREIDVMTRALDSAADRLDGVDDEQAQADLERIESLRTMYDRSERLLDILTSSSIDRLTGLLERLRRD, from the coding sequence ATGAACGAAGGTGCCGACGACGCCGGCACGGCCCGCGACGACCCGGTCGAACAGGCGCGCGAGGAAGTCATCCAGGCCCTAGAGCGGAGCGCGGAGGTGTACGGTCTGAATCAGAGCTACGGCCGGCTCTACGGCGTCCTCTTCTTCGAGAACGAACCGCTCTCGCTCGACGAACTGGTCGAAGAGAGCGGGTACGCCAAGTCGACGGTCAGCACCGCGATGCAGAAGCTGAACCGACTCCACCTCGTCCACCGGCGGTCGGTCCCGGGCGAGGGGAAGAAGGCGTTCTACGAGGCCGAGACGGACTTCTGGCACGTGGTCCAGAAGTTCCTCCAGCACGAGGTCCGCCGCGAGATCGACGTGATGACGCGGGCGCTCGATTCGGCCGCCGACCGCCTCGACGGCGTCGACGACGAGCAGGCGCAGGCGGACCTCGAACGGATCGAGTCCCTCCGAACGATGTACGACCGGAGCGAGCGGCTGCTGGACATCCTCACGAGCAGTTCGATCGACCGGCTGACGGGGCTCCTCGAACGGCTGCGTCGCGACTGA